GTCTCGCGCCCTGTCTGCGCCTCCGCTGCTCCGCTCTCCGTCTCCCTCGGCATGCGagcgcgcgagaaagagaatcCTCCTACCTACAGCACGCTCTCTCATTATATTCCCCCTTCGTCGCATCATCAGTCGCGATGAAAATCGCGGACACGAGGAAAACGCCGTACCGTGTAAAACAGAAACCAGGTCCCACGTAACACTTTTATATCCCACGcgcaagataaatatatatgtatgtatagatGTACGTATGGGACATCGCAGaacctcccccctcccccgccccGCCCCACCCTGCCGTTCCTTTTTTATCTACGTACATTTTAAGGTGTCTTCCTTCAACGGGAATTCAATTAGACATATCGGTTTCTTACCCCGGCTCTATAATCTTATTGCTCGAGCTTTTGACGACCGAAACCGGTCGAACAGTTCGTAGATGAAAGAAGCGGCAACGTTCTTGcggggacaccctgtatatatacataatttacgtCCCATTCACGGAAATCGTTTGGCAGCGATTACGCTGCAGTATGCTAACGTCGCCGGTTTTGCAGATACAAGTGCGAGAAAAATGACGTGCCGATTACGGTCACGAACGGCTCGACCTTGCCGCTCGTGGAGCGACCGACCGACGAGGAGGCCGCCCTTTACGACCCGTTCGAACATCGCAAGCTCGCCCATCCCACCTCGGACGTCGACACGCTCATACATCTGCTCAAGGGGAGCTTGGGCACGGGCATCCTCGCGATGCCGATGGCCTTCCGCAACGCCGGCCTCGCCTTCGGCCTCTTCGCCACCTTCTTCATCGGCGCGGTCTGCACCTACTGCGTCCACATCTTGGTCAAGTCCGCCCATGTCTTGTGCAGGCGGCTGCAGACACCTAGTCTGGGCTTCGCTGACGTGGCCGAGGCGGCCTTCCTGGTGGGGCCCGAACCCGTTCAGAAATACGCCAGACTCGCCAAGTGAGTTTTATTCACGGAGAGACGttacatttgcattttatcTCCAGGGTCATTTAAGAAACATAAAGTCCCGCAGACGTTTTTCTGCAATTTATTGTACGAATAAGACTCGATAATAATATCATTCAATGCAATTTCAGGGCGACGATTAATTCGTTCTTGGTGATCGATCTGCTTGGTTGCTGCTGCGTGTATATCGTCTTTATCTCAACCAATCTCAAGGAGGTCGTGGACTATTACACGCAAACGGACAAGGATCTGCGAATGTACATGGCCGCGTTGCTACCGCTGCTCATCATCTTTAACCTCGTGAGGAATCTCAAATACCTCGCGCCGTTCTCGATGGTGGCGAACGTGTTGATCGCCACCGGCATGGGCATCACCttctattacattttctgCGATCTACCCACTATCAGCGACGTTCCGAATTTCTCCAGCTGGTCCCAGCTGCCCCTTTTCTTCGGCACTGCCATCTTCGCCCTCGAGGGAATCGGCGTTGTAcgtaaatcattttttatatcgctATACCGCTCAAGAGAAATTGTAAGTACCATTGGatgcgaataaaatattataatttgtactttgtaatttatggcagaaatttttcaagctTTTCGATCGATATGACGTTTATAGCTATTAAAGAAAACTTAC
The window above is part of the Temnothorax longispinosus isolate EJ_2023e chromosome 8, Tlon_JGU_v1, whole genome shotgun sequence genome. Proteins encoded here:
- the LOC139818124 gene encoding proton-coupled amino acid transporter-like protein pathetic isoform X2 — protein: MSHNTKSLGIPIHGGRIQRTPMRPMIAEYEPKKQGVKTELSDVVLVKYKCEKNDVPITVTNGSTLPLVERPTDEEAALYDPFEHRKLAHPTSDVDTLIHLLKGSLGTGILAMPMAFRNAGLAFGLFATFFIGAVCTYCVHILVKSAHVLCRRLQTPSLGFADVAEAAFLVGPEPVQKYARLAKATINSFLVIDLLGCCCVYIVFISTNLKEVVDYYTQTDKDLRMYMAALLPLLIIFNLVRNLKYLAPFSMVANVLIATGMGITFYYIFCDLPTISDVPNFSSWSQLPLFFGTAIFALEGIGVVMPLENNMKTPSHFIGCPGVLNTGMFCVVLLYSTVGFFGYWKYGESTKASITLNPPQDQVLAQSAKVMIAIAIFLTYGLQFYVPMEIIWKNAKQYFGSRRLLGEYLLRIILVIFTVCVAIAIPNLGPFISLVGAVCLSTLGLMFPSVIELVTVWEQENGLGKWNWRLWKNIAIISFGVLGFLTGTYVSIQEILEGK
- the LOC139818124 gene encoding proton-coupled amino acid transporter-like protein pathetic isoform X3, translating into MRPMIAEYEPKKQGVKTELSDVVLVKYKCEKNDVPITVTNGSTLPLVERPTDEEAALYDPFEHRKLAHPTSDVDTLIHLLKGSLGTGILAMPMAFRNAGLAFGLFATFFIGAVCTYCVHILVKSAHVLCRRLQTPSLGFADVAEAAFLVGPEPVQKYARLAKATINSFLVIDLLGCCCVYIVFISTNLKEVVDYYTQTDKDLRMYMAALLPLLIIFNLVRNLKYLAPFSMVANVLIATGMGITFYYIFCDLPTISDVPNFSSWSQLPLFFGTAIFALEGIGVVMPLENNMKTPSHFIGCPGVLNTGMFCVVLLYSTVGFFGYWKYGESTKASITLNPPQDQVLAQSAKVMIAIAIFLTYGLQFYVPMEIIWKNAKQYFGSRRLLGEYLLRIILVIFTVCVAIAIPNLGPFISLVGAVCLSTLGLMFPSVIELVTVWEQENGLGKWNWRLWKNIAIISFGVLGFLTGTYVSIQEILEGK